The Arabidopsis thaliana chromosome 5, partial sequence genomic interval CCTTTCTTGAGAGTTTCCCGAATCTGAAAAACCTAATCTTGGTAAAAccttttgtgattttggcaTAACAacattaattttggttttgtggatgtgtattattgaaaatttggtgTTTGCAGAAGATTGCTTTTGCAAAGGATGATGAGACGGAGGAGCTGAATCTCATAAACGTGCCTCGGTGTATCGTATCGACTCTCGAGTGTGTTGAGATAAAAGGATTGTTTGAatgggaggaagaggagatGAAAATAGCGAGGTACTTTCTTGAAAACGCAGCAGTCCTCAAGAAACTTACTATGAGTTTTATAGACTACCCTCGATATGCTTCAAATTCAGATGTCTACGAGGACCTTGATAAACTCACAAAACGTTCTCAACAATGTCGAATTATCGTTGATGATGAGTGATGAAGATTGATCCGCAACCATGAATAAGCCCATGAGCATATTTCAGTGTAGGAGTCTGTTTTTGTCACAAACTTAAGCtttagcattttttttaaagatgatcttgttgttcttcttaGTTCTACTTGGATTTCTTAGCCATAGATGTTGCAACTTGTTTGaatttcggtttggtttcataaaattaaattttgatggCTTTGGAATCAATTTAGCGTtgaaaaaaagtcaaaaattaGCGAATGTTGAAAGACCAATTTTTTACACTTTATTAAGACACGTCAGCAAAATGAAGCGCAAGTTAGGAAATTGGCTTTTACTTCTTCCTTGAGAAGTTTCCGACTCGGCCGCTTTAAAACCAACGCCCGACGCTCAtttcttctctccatttttttttgctcatcttcttcaacaatggcggAACCAAAGACAAAAGTTGCAGAAATCAGGGAATGGATCATCGAACATAAGCTTCGTACCGTTGGTAATCTCACTCTTCCTCCTCTTATTCCCTCTTTGTTCATCCTCGAACTAATTTTCTCATAGGTTGTTTTGGCGTAACAATAATACACGAATCGAGTTTCGTATTGGTTCATCGTTATTATAGATCTTGTTTATACCGTATTTTTCTGAATAATTCCTCAGATCCGAAGTTTTTTTCGATCTGAATAATCtcaattttgataattttaggtttaatttcttacaCAAAATCGAAGTTCCTCTTTGCTTCACAATTTTGAGGATGCATGTAtgagttttgtgttttgttctgATAAAATTTGTTGGTTCTGAATTGGACTCTTGATAGGTTGCTTATGGCTAAGTGGTATCTCTGGTTCAATTGCTTATAATTGGTCTAAACCTGCCATGAAAACCAGTGTCAGAATCATCCACGCTAGgtaaattttcttatcttaATGCTCCTTAATGTTTTTTAGATTGAAGAATCTGCTCCttaatgtttctttgattGTAGAAGTTATCAGTGGCTTAAGCTATTGAAGAATCTGGTTCTTATCTCCGTGTAATGGACATCA includes:
- a CDS encoding Hypoxia-responsive family protein, with translation MAEPKTKVAEIREWIIEHKLRTVGCLWLSGISGSIAYNWSKPAMKTSVRIIHARSYQWLKLLKNLVLISV
- a CDS encoding Hypoxia-responsive family protein (Hypoxia-responsive family protein; CONTAINS InterPro DOMAIN/s: Hypoxia induced protein, conserved region (InterPro:IPR007667); BEST Arabidopsis thaliana protein match is: Hypoxia-responsive family protein (TAIR:AT3G05550.1); Has 1807 Blast hits to 1807 proteins in 277 species: Archae - 0; Bacteria - 0; Metazoa - 736; Fungi - 347; Plants - 385; Viruses - 0; Other Eukaryotes - 339 (source: NCBI BLink).); this encodes MAEPKTKVAEIREWIIEHKLRTVGCLWLSGISGSIAYNWSKPAMKTSVRIIHARLHAQALTLAALAGAAAVEYYDHKSGATDRIPKFLKPDNLNKD